One segment of Nothobranchius furzeri strain GRZ-AD chromosome 13, NfurGRZ-RIMD1, whole genome shotgun sequence DNA contains the following:
- the sb:cb81 gene encoding mRNA decay activator protein ZFP36L1 produces MPSDFLTPFLELDEEFCKSFRGLDAADGPPVSPKVLGFQRRHSLCPVTLPNSKFNSSSSEALESACRGLSLASNQQWNRVFPRSSLSHIPFRVDRSVSMIEGNVGSLGTREDKTPGVSPPLLLPPPGLCLSNTSLASPVPSSSPRQLAPPPHISSRYKTELCRTFEESGTCKYGAKCQFAHGLDELRGLSRHPKYKTEPCRTFHTIGFCPYGARCHFIHNADEVHAAGAPAPQRHKLRPPLLRHSLSFAGFSSPHTFQPVEESHPSSLLFTRASSVSPPPSSTGSPELLSPLVPEPGAPKLCPYPFSSGISELAGSLARNFYAVTDCKCSTSALPSKKLPLHLPQQPAAPLSGCLGLQRCSSADSLSEEGFTSSCSLSSSSSDAESPSFEGRRLPIFSRLSISDE; encoded by the exons ATGCCCTCTGACTTCCTGACACCTTTCCTGGAACTGGATGAGGAATTCTGCAAG AGTTTCCGTGGCCTGGATGCAGCAGACGGCCCTCCAGTCAGCCCAAAGGTTCTGGGCTTCCAGAGACGCCACTCGCTCTGTCCCGTGACGCTTCCCAACTCCAAGTTCAACAGCAGCAGCTCCGAGGCCTTGGAGTCGGCCTGCCGGGGGCTCAGCCTGGCCTCCAACCAGCAGTGGAACCGCGTGTTCCCGCGCTCCTCGCTCAGCCACATCCCCTTCAGGGTGGACCGCTCCGTCAGCATGATCGAGGGGAACGTCGGTAGCTTGGGAACCAGAGAGGACAAAACGCCCGGCGTGTCTCCACCCCTGCTGCTGCCCCCACCGGGGCTGTGCCTCAGCAACACCTCCCTGGCCTCCCCCGTGCCCTCGTCTTCCCCCAGGCAGCTGGCACCGCCACCTCACATCTCCAGTCGCTACAAGACCGAACTCTGCCGCACCTTTGAGGAGAGCGGGACCTGCAAGTACGGCGCCAAGTGCCAGTTTGCCCACGGCCTGGACGAGCTGAGGGGTCTCAGCAGGCACCCCAAGTACAAGACAGAGCCGTGCCGCACTTTCCACACGATCGGCTTCTGTCCGTACGGCGCCCGCTGCCACTTCATCCACAACGCAGACGAGGTGCACGCCGCCGGCGCCCCTGCGCCTCAGAGGCACAAGCTGAGGCCTCCTCTGTTGAGGCACAGCCTCAGCTTCGCAGGCTTCTCCTCTCCACACACTTTCCAACCTGTAGAGGAGTCTCACCCATCCTCCCTCCTCTTCACACGGGCCTCCTCTgtctctccccctccctcttccACGGGGAGCCCAGAGCTCCTGTCCCCCCTCGTCCCTGAGCCTGGTGCCCCGAAGCTCTGCCCCTATCCCTTCTCCTCTGGCATCAGCGAGCTTGCAGGCTCGCTGGCTCGCAATTTCTACGCTGTGACTGACTGCAAGTGTTCAACATCTGCCCTCCCGTCTAAAAAGCTCCCGCTGCACCTCCCTCAGCAGCCAGCCGCCCCCCTGAGCGGCTGCCTCGGCCTCCAGCGCTGCTCCTCGGCCGACTCCCTCTCTGAGGAGGGCTTTacgtcctcctgctccctcagctCTTCTTCCAGCGACGCCGAGTCGCCGAGCTTCGAGGGCCGGCGCCTGCCCATCTTCAGCCGCCTCTCCATCTCAGACGAATGA